A stretch of Vigna angularis cultivar LongXiaoDou No.4 chromosome 4, ASM1680809v1, whole genome shotgun sequence DNA encodes these proteins:
- the LOC108321813 gene encoding glycine-rich cell wall structural protein, producing the protein MKVVSDGIVVVFAFCIVLGCGSLVVGEVAKVKDDKHLIHPPHLLGPGIIKRGFKRGGIGFGGGLGGGGGVGGGAGGGGGLGGGGGLGGGAGGGLGGGAGFGGGAGGGLGGGGGLGGGGGLGGGGGLGHGVGGGGGLGHGVGGGIGGGAGGGGGLGGGGGGGLGGGGGVGHGIGGGVGGGAGGGGGLGGGGGLGGGGGIGGGAGGGGGLGGGGGLGHGVGGGIGGGAGGGLGHGVGGGIGGGAGGGGGLGGGGGLGGGGGIGGGAGGGLGGGGGVGGGAGGGGGLGHGVGGGIGGGAGGGVGGGGGAGGGGGFGGGGGVGGGVGGGGGFGGGGGVGGGIGGGGGGGFGGGGGFGISGGFGGGGGAGFGGGH; encoded by the coding sequence ATGAAAGTTGTTTCGGATGGCATTGTTGTCGTGTTTGCCTTCTGCATTGTACTTGGTTGTGGTTCGTTGGTAGTGGGGGAGGTGGCAAAGGTTAAGGATGACAAGCATTTGATTCATCCCCCTCATCTGTTGGGGCCTGGGATTATCAAGAGAGGGTTTAAGCGCGGTGGAATTGGTTTTGGTGGTGGTTTGGGAGGAGGAGGTGGCGTAGGTGGTGGTGCCGGGGGAGGAGGTGGtcttggtggtggtggaggtcTTGGAGGAGGTGCAGGTGGCGGACTTGGCGGGGGTGCTGGATTTGGTGGAGGTGCTGGTGGAGGCCTTGGAGGTGGAGGTGGgcttggtggtggtggtggtctgggAGGTGGAGGTGGGCTTGGTCACGGAGTCGGTGGTGGTGGCGGACTTGGTCATGGTGTGGGTGGAGGCATTGGAGGAGGAgcaggtggtggtggtggcttaggaggtggaggtggaggtgggcttggtggtggtggtggagttGGTCACGGTATTGGTGGTGGCGTTGGAGGAGGAgcaggtggtggtggtggtttaGGAGGTGGAGGTGGgcttggtggtggtggtggtatTGGGGGAGGAgcaggtggtggtggtggtttaGGAGGTGGAGGTGGGCTTGGTCATGGTGTTGGTGGCGGCATTGGAGGAGGAGCAGGTGGTGGGCTTGGTCATGGTGTCGGTGGTGGCATTGGAGGTGGAGCAGGAGGCGGTGGTGGTTTGGGAGGTGGTGGTGGTTTGGGAGGTGGTGGTGGCATTGGAGGGGGAGCGGGTGGTGGTTTAGGAGGTGGTGGTGGCGTTGGAGGGGGAGCGGGTGGCGGCGGTGGACTTGGTCATGGTGTGGGTGGAGGCATTGGAGGAGGAGCGGGTGGTGGTGTAGGGGGAGGTGGTGGTGCTGGTGGAGGAGGTGGGTTTGGCGGTGGTGGTGGGGTTGGAGGTGGTGTAGGTGGAGGAGGAGGGTTTGGAGGTGGAGGTGGAGTTGGAGGAGGAatcggaggaggaggaggtgggGGATTTGGTGGCGGTGGTGGCTTTGGAATTAGTGGTGGTTTTGGTGGTGGCGGTGGTGCTGGATTTGGTGGTGGGCACTAA
- the LOC108321798 gene encoding glycine-rich protein 5 produces the protein MKVVSNGIAIVFAFCILLATSSLVEGGVPKDDHSLNHPQPQHLQGPANTNKGIKDGAIFGGNYPGSGFLGGGGGGGGGGGGGGFGSGFGNGFGSGSGGGFGSGFGGGFGVDASSGPGYGSSSRFGRGFGFGKGEDLGSGFNGEKN, from the coding sequence ATGAAAGTTGTTTCAAACGGCATTGCGATTGTGTTTGCTTTCTGCATTCTGCTTGCCACTAGTTCCTTGGTAGAGGGAGGTGTACCAAAGGATGACCACTCTTTGAATCATCCACAACCGCAACATTTGCAGGGGCCTGCCAATACCAACAAAGGGATTAAGGATGGTGCGATCTTTGGAGGTAATTATCCCGGCAGCGGCTTTCTCGGCGGCGGTGGTGGCGGTGGCGGTGGCGGTGGCGGTGGTGGATTCGGCAGCGGATTCGGCAACGGATTCGGCAGCGGATCCGGTGGCGGATTCGGCAGCGGATTCGGCGGCGGATTCGGGGTCGACGCCAGTAGCGGTCCCGGATATGGCAGCAGTTCCAGATTTGGCAGGGGTTTCGGATTTGGCAAAGGTGAAGACCTTGGTAGTGGCTTTAATGgggaaaaaaattaa
- the LOC108321800 gene encoding serine/threonine-protein kinase AFC3 isoform X1 has protein sequence MERERTRKRPRLAWDVAPPTVPEPQLALPVPGDEGIERKHASPPRRDDDREGHYVFNLGENLTPRYKILGKMGEGTFGRVLECWDRQSREYVAVKVVRSIRKYRDAAMLEVDVLQHLAKNDRGNSRCVQIRNWFDYRNHICIVFEKLGPSLFDFLKRNKYCPFPVDLVREFGRQLLESVAYMHELRLIHTDLKPENILLVSSEYVKLPSYKRVSSDETQFRCLPKSSAIKLIDFGSTAYDNQNHSSIVSTRHYRAPEIILGLGWSYPCDLWSVGCILIELCTGEALFQTHENLEHLAMMERVLGPIPEPMIRRSNKGAEKYFKRGSRLRWPEGAISRESINAVKKLGHLKDIVSRSVDSSRSSLTDLLHGLLSYDPTKRLTALQALDHPFFRNPT, from the exons ATGGAAAGGGAACGTACGCGGAAACGCCCTCGTCTCGCATGGGACGTAGCCCCTCCCACAGTGCCCGAG CCTCAACTGGCTCTGCCGGTACCTGGTGACGAAGGAATTGAAAGAAAGCACGCTTCACCTCCAAGAAGGGACGACGATCGCGAAGGACATTATGTCTTCAATCTTGGCGAAAATCTCACTCCTAGAT ATAAAATCCTCGGCAAGATGGGTGAAG GCACATTTGGTCGGGTATTGGAATGTTGGGACCGCCAAAGTAGAGAATATGTGGCTGTCAAGGTGGTTAGAAGCATACGGAAATATCGAGATGCAGCCATGCTCGAGGTTGACGTGCTTCAACATCTAGCAAAGAACGATAGAGGAAACTCACG ATGTGTGCAGATCCGAAATTGGTTTGATTACAGAAATCACATATGCATT GTCTTTGAGAAGCTTGGACCaagcttatttgattttctaaagagaaataaatactGCCCATTCCCTGTGGATCTTGTTCGGGAATTTGGACGACAGCTTTTGGAATCTGTAGCAT ATATGCATGAACTACGCCTAATCCACACTGATCTGAAGCCAGAAAATATTCTTCTGGTTTCTTCTGAATATGTAAAGCTACCTAGCTATAAG AGAGTTTCCTCAGATGAAACGCAGTTCAGGTGCTTGCCCAAGTCTAGTGCTATTAAGCTGATTGATTTTGGTAGTACTGCATATGATAATCAGAATCATAGCTCCATTGTTTCTACAAGGCATTACAGAGCCCCTGAGATTATTCTAG GTCTAGGCTGGTCATATCCATGTGATCTGTGGAGTGTTGGATGTATTCTTATTGAACTATGCACG GGTGAGGCGTTGTTTCAGACTCATGAAAACTTGGAGCATCTGGCAATGATGGAAAGAGTTTTGGGACCTATTCCAGAGCCCATGATTCGAAGGTCCAA TAAGGGCGCAGAAAAGTATTTCAAGCGTGGATCAAGACTAAGATGGCCTGAAGGAGCTATTTCCAGAGAGAGCATCAATGCAGTAAAGAAGCTTGGTCATCTGAAG GATATTGTATCTCGAAGTGTGGACTCTTCAAGGTCCTCTTTAACTGACTTGTTACATGGGTTATTGTCATATGACCCAACCAAACGGTTAACCGCTCTTCAAGCGCTCGATCATCCCTTCTTTAGGAATCCAACCTGA
- the LOC108321800 gene encoding serine/threonine-protein kinase AFC3 isoform X2, translating to MHYMHELRLIHTDLKPENILLVSSEYVKLPSYKRVSSDETQFRCLPKSSAIKLIDFGSTAYDNQNHSSIVSTRHYRAPEIILGLGWSYPCDLWSVGCILIELCTGEALFQTHENLEHLAMMERVLGPIPEPMIRRSNKGAEKYFKRGSRLRWPEGAISRESINAVKKLGHLKDIVSRSVDSSRSSLTDLLHGLLSYDPTKRLTALQALDHPFFRNPT from the exons ATGCATT ATATGCATGAACTACGCCTAATCCACACTGATCTGAAGCCAGAAAATATTCTTCTGGTTTCTTCTGAATATGTAAAGCTACCTAGCTATAAG AGAGTTTCCTCAGATGAAACGCAGTTCAGGTGCTTGCCCAAGTCTAGTGCTATTAAGCTGATTGATTTTGGTAGTACTGCATATGATAATCAGAATCATAGCTCCATTGTTTCTACAAGGCATTACAGAGCCCCTGAGATTATTCTAG GTCTAGGCTGGTCATATCCATGTGATCTGTGGAGTGTTGGATGTATTCTTATTGAACTATGCACG GGTGAGGCGTTGTTTCAGACTCATGAAAACTTGGAGCATCTGGCAATGATGGAAAGAGTTTTGGGACCTATTCCAGAGCCCATGATTCGAAGGTCCAA TAAGGGCGCAGAAAAGTATTTCAAGCGTGGATCAAGACTAAGATGGCCTGAAGGAGCTATTTCCAGAGAGAGCATCAATGCAGTAAAGAAGCTTGGTCATCTGAAG GATATTGTATCTCGAAGTGTGGACTCTTCAAGGTCCTCTTTAACTGACTTGTTACATGGGTTATTGTCATATGACCCAACCAAACGGTTAACCGCTCTTCAAGCGCTCGATCATCCCTTCTTTAGGAATCCAACCTGA
- the LOC108321773 gene encoding putative pentatricopeptide repeat-containing protein At3g15130, producing MSEGRLLSKILNKCSKRRLLGQGKQAHGVVEKLGFRLDLVLNNDLIDMYSKCGTMDLACSVFVRMSQRNVVSWTALMCGYLQNGDARASLLLFSKMGRSDVRPNEFTLSTSLKASGILGIAQNGMQIHGFCAKSNFDWVPVVGNSTMDMYSKCGMVREAAQVFNTLTERNVISWNVMIAGYCNDGNGGEALSLFREMQVNGEVPDGYTYSSSLKACNCAGAVGEGMQIHAALIRHGFPYLAESAVAGALVDLYVKCRRMAEARRVFHRSEEKSVMSWSTLILGYAQEDNLAEAMDLFRELRESRHRMDGFVLSSLIGVFADFALAEQGKQMHGYAIKVPYGLLEMSVANSVLDMYMKCGLIDEADALFREMLARNVVSWTVMITGYGKHGIGNKAIELFNQMQVNGIEPDSVTYLAVLTACSHSGLIKEGKKYFSSLCNNQQIKPQVEHYACMVDLLGRGGLLKDAKDLIEKMPLKPNVGIWQTLLSACRMHADVEMGKQVGEILMRLDGNHPANYVIFSNMYAAGGYWKESEKLRETAKRKGLKKEAGRSWVEIDKEIHIFYNGDGMHPLIGEIHEVLKEVEKRVKDEMGYVHGVNFSLHDVEEESKVESLRVHSEKLAIGLVLVRRGLKVERVIRIFKNLRVCGDCHAFIKGLSKVLKIVFVVRDANRFHRFENGFCSCGDYW from the coding sequence ATGAGCGAGGGTCGACTATTGAGTAAGATTCTGAACAAGTGTTCGAAGCGTCGTTTGCTTGGTCAGGGAAAGCAAGCACATGGGGTTGTGGAGAAACTAGGGTTTAGACTTGATCTGGTTTTGAACAATGATCTTATAGATATGTACTCAAAATGTGGTACCATGGATTTGGCTTGTTCGGTGTTTGTTCGAATGTCTCAGAGAAATGTAGTGTCTTGGACGGCTTTAATGTGTGGATATCTGCAAAATGGTGATGCCAGAGCCTCTTtgcttttgttttctaaaatggGTCGTTCAGATGTTAGGCCAAATGAATTCACACTATCCACGAGTCTTAAAGCATCTGGGATTTTGGGAATCGCTCAGAATGGGATGCAGATACATGGCTTTTGTGCAAAATCTAATTTTGATTGGGTACCTGTTGTGGGCAATTCTACGATGGACATGTATTCCAAGTGTGGGATGGTTAGGGAGGCAGCGCAAGTGTTCAACACTCTGACAGAGAGAAATGTTATAAGTTGGAATGTAATGATTGCTGGGTACTGCAACGATGGCAATGGTGGAGAGGCTTTGAGTCTATTTCGGGAAATGCAAGTGAATGGGGAAGTTCCAGATGGATATACATATTCAAGCTCGTTGAAGGCGTGTAATTGTGCTGGTGCAGTGGGAGAAGGAATGCAAATCCATGCTGCGTTAATCAGACATGGATTTCCTTACTTGGCTGAATCAGCTGTTGCAGGTGCTTTGGTTGATCTGTATGTTAAATGCAGGCGCATGGCTGAAGCTAGGAGGGTGTTCCATCGAAGTGAAGAGAAGAGTGTGATGTCTTGGAGCACACTAATTCTTGGTTATGCACAAGAAGATAATTTGGCAGAAGCAATGGACTTGTTTAGGGAGTTGAGAGAGAGCAGACATAGAATGGATGGATTTGTACTCTCGAGTCTCATAGGAGTATTTGCTGATTTTGCTCTTGCAGAGCAAGGGAAGCAAATGCATGGTTATGCCATAAAAGTGCCGTATGGTTTATTGGAAATGTCTGTGGCTAATTCAGTGCTGGATATGTACATGAAATGCGGACTAATAGATGAGGCAGATGCACTTTTCAGAGAGATGCTAGCAAGAAATGTGGTTTCATGGACCGTTATGATCACTGGTTATGGGAAACACGGTATTGGGAACAAGGCAATTGAACTGTTTAACCAAATGCAAGTGAACGGAATAGAACCTGATAGTGTGACTTACTTAGCTGTTCTCACAGCTTGCAGCCATTCTGGACTCATCAAAGAAGGTAAAAAATACTTCTCTAGTTTATGTAACAACCAGCAAATCAAACCTCAAGTAGAGCATTATGCTTGCATGGTTGATCTCCTTGGACGAGGTGGACTCTTAAAGGATGCAAAGGATCTCATTGAGAAAATGCCCCTAAAGCCAAATGTGGGCATATGGCAAACACTTCTTAGTGCTTGTAGAATGCATGCAGATGTGGAAATGGGGAAACAAGTGGGAGAAATACTTATGAGATTGGATGGTAATCATCCAGCCAACTATGTCATTTTTTCAAACATGTATGCTGCTGGAGGGTATTGGAAAGAGAGTGAGAAACTTAGAGAAACCGCGAAGAGAAAGGGATTGAAGAAAGAAGCAGGACGCAGTTGGGTGGAGATAGACAaggaaattcatattttttataatggaGATGGCATGCATCCACTCATAGGGGAAATTCATGAAGTATTGAAAGAAGTGGAGAAGAGGGTAAAGGATGAAATGGGGTATGTTCATGGTGTAAATTTTTCCTTGCATGATGTTGAAGAGGAGTCAAAAGTAGAAAGTTTGAGGGTTCATAGCGAGAAATTGGCTATTGGGTTGGTTTTGGTTAGACGGGGACTGAAAGTAGAAAGGGTGATTAGGATTTTCAAGAACTTGAGGGTTTGTGGGGATTGTCATGCATTCATCAAGGGTTTGTCAAAGGTTTTGAAGATTGTTTTTGTGGTGAGAGATGCAAATAGGTTTCACAGATTTGAGAACGGCTTCTGTTCATGTGGAGATTACTGGTGA
- the LOC108321801 gene encoding pentatricopeptide repeat-containing protein At2g20540, whose translation MGVRELENRFVATLRTCSKIAELKKLHAHIVKLSLSQSNFLATKMLDLCDNLGHVDYATLIFQNLEDPNVFSYNAIIRTCTHNHKYSLAIYVFKEMLRHATKSALPDKFTIPFVIKSCAGIPCRRLGQQVHAQVCKFGPKSHAITDNALIDMYTKSGDLKGAYQVFEEMTERDAVSWNSLISGHARLGQMKSAREAFNEMPCRTIVSWTTMINGYTKAGCSVDALEIFRGMQVVGIEPDEISVISVLPACAQLGALEVGKWIHKYSEKSGFLKKTAVCNALIEMYAKCGCIDEALELFYQMVGKDVICWSTMIGGLANHGKGYEAIRVFEDMQNAGVAPNGVTFVGVLSACVHAGLWKEGLRYFDVMRVDHHLEPEIEHYGCLVDLLGRWGRLHEALDTIMKMPMQPDSRIWNTLLSSCRIHRNLEIAVVAMEQLLELEPEESGNYVLLANIYAELGKWEGVSNVRKLIRSKRIKKTPGSSLIEVNNIVQEFVSGDDTKPFSQDVFTILEGLTLHQTTASDFMEFVEEDAGQGQLYRKLPLFNQFL comes from the coding sequence ATGGGAGTAAGAGAATTAGAAAACCGTTTTGTCGCAACCCTGAGAACCTGCTCGAAAATCGCGGAACTGAAGAAGCTTCACGCTCACATCGTGAAGTTATCACTGTCACAGAGCAACTTTTTGGCCACCAAAATGTTGGATCTGTGCGACAACTTGGGTCACGTGGATTACGCGACCTTGATATTCCAAAACCTAGAGGACCCAAACGTGTTCTCTTACAACGCAATAATCAGAACCTGCACTCATAATCACAAATATTCTCTAgcaatttatgttttcaaaGAAATGCTGAGACATGCAACGAAATCAGCACTGCCAGACAAATTCACGATCCCTTTTGTGATAAAGTCGTGTGCAGGCATTCCGTGTCGTCGTCTCGGGCAGCAAGTTCACGCGCAAGTGTGCAAGTTTGGACCCAAGTCGCACGCAATAACAGATAACGCGCTGATTGATATGTACACGAAGTCTGGCGATTTGAAAGGTGCATACCAAGTGTTTGAGGAAATGACTGAGAGAGACGCAGTTTCGTGGAATAGTTTAATCTCGGGGCACGCGAGGCTGGGGCAGATGAAGAGTGCGAGGGAAGCGTTTAATGAAATGCCTTGTAGGACAATCGTGTCTTGGACGACTATGATTAATGGGTATACCAAAGCAGGGTGTTCTGTGGATGCGTTAGAGATTTTTCGCGGGATGCAAGTGGTGGGTATTGAGCCTGATGAGATAAGTGTTATATCTGTTCTGCCGGCGTGTGCACAGCTTGGGGCTCTTGAAGTTGGGAAGTGGATTCACAAATACTCGGAGAAAAGTGGGTTTTTGAAGAAGACTGCGGTGTGCAATGCACTGATTGAAATGTATGCTAAATGTGGCTGCATTGATGAAGCTTTGGAGTTGTTTTATCAGATGGTTGGGAAGGATGTGATTTGTTGGAGTACCATGATTGGGGGACTGGCGAATCATGGAAAAGGGTATGAAGCAATTCGAGTTTTTGAAGATATGCAGAATGCAGGAGTGGCTCCTAATGGGGTAACATTTGTTGGTGTTTTGTCAGCTTGTGTTCATGCAGGGCTGTGGAAGGAGGGGTTGAGATATTTTGATGTTATGAGGGTGGATCACCATTTAGAGCCAGAGATTGAGCACTATGGTTGCCTAGTTGATCTTCTAGGACGCTGGGGACGGCTTCATGAGGCTCTTGACACAATAATGAAGATGCCAATGCAACCAGACTCCAGGATATGGAACACTTTGTTGAGCTCTTGCAGGATTCATCGCAATCTTGAGATTGCTGTTGTTGCCATGGAACAGCTTTTGGAGCTTGAGCCTGAAGAGTCTGGAAACTATGTGTTGCTTGCTAACATATATGCAGAACTTGGGAAGTGGGAAGGTGTTTCAAATGTTAGGAAACTCATCAGAAGCAAGAGGATAAAGAAAACACCGGGGAGTAGCTTGATTGAGGTTAATAATATAGTTCAGGAATTTGTATCCGGTGACGATACAAAGCCCTTTTCACAAGATGTTTTCACGATCCTAGAAGGGCTGACTTTACACCAAACTACAGCCAGTGACTTCATGGAGTTTGTGGAAGAAGATGCAGGCCAAGGCCAACTTTACAGAAAATTACCactttttaatcaatttctataa
- the LOC108321816 gene encoding tRNA (guanine-N(7)-)-methyltransferase: MSKNEVNPTISKSTGLPRKRFYRARAHSNPLSDSHFPVSISPSHVDYSLHYPQLFPSAGQADSSKRIQFADVGCGFGGLLISLSTLFPETLMIGMELRDKVTEYVKERISSLRVANPGQYQNVSVVRTNSMKYIPNYFGKGQLSKMFFLFPDPHFKEKNHRRRVISPFLLDEYAYVLEVGGIIYTITDVEELGDWMKSCLENHPMFEALTKKELEADPVVKLLNSATEEGQKVARNGGQTFQAVFRRIVPSDQTS, encoded by the coding sequence ATGTCCAAGAACGAAGTAAATCCAACTATCAGCAAGTCAACTGGATTGCCTCGAAAGCGCTTCTATCGTGCACGAGCACACAGCAATCCACTGAGTGACTCTCACTTCCCTGTGTCAATATCACCCAGCCATGTTGATTATTCCCTCCATTACCCTCAGCTCTTTCCCTCGGCTGGTCAAGCTGATAGTTCCAAAAGGATTCAATTTGCTGATGTTGGTTGTGGTTTTGGAGGGCTGCTCATAAGCCTTTCAACTCTGTTCCCAGAAACATTGATGATTGGAATGGAACTTAGGGATAAAGTTACTGAGTATGTCAAGGAACGAATTTCATCTTTAAGGGTAGCAAATCCAGGTCAATACCAAAACGTTTCTGTGGTGCGAACTAACTCCATGAAATACATTCCCAATTACTTTGGGAAAGGACAGCTCTCAAAGATGTTTTTCTTGTTTCCTGATCCTCATTTTAAAGAGAAGAATCATCGCCGCAGAGTTATAAGTCCGTTCTTGCTAGATGAGTATGCTTATGTTCTTGAGGTTGGTGGAATTATATATACAATAACCGATGTAGAAGAGCTCGGAGACTGGATGAAGTCTTGTCTGGAGAATCATCCTATGTTCGAAGCCCTGACTAAGAAAGAACTTGAGGCAGATCCAGTTGTTAAGCTCTTGAACTCTGCAACTGAAGAAGGCCAAAAGGTAGCTAGAAATGGGGGACAAACTTTCCAGGCTGTATTCAGACGTATTGTGCCATCCGATCAAACATCCTAA